A stretch of Acidimicrobiia bacterium DNA encodes these proteins:
- a CDS encoding polysaccharide deacetylase family protein, with protein sequence MGTTLPDVTFTLDLEDHRPSDAAEVRFPHITRRVLDFLDTRGVRGTFFVVGEIAEQHPELVRDVAARGHELALHGWRHVPLTELDNAEFRSGAARGKALLQELGGRPVTGFRAPVFSLVPESRWAVDVLADLGFTYSSSVLPAKSPLFGDPTLPVTPFTWPNGVVELPCPVARIGPIGLPYLGGVYLRAIPTMASRAVAATFGRGHALWVYCHPYDFDPAEPYWVVPEAGRFGSRLLWYNRKRMFAKVDAVLRGRAALPFGERIATLDALPMAGRR encoded by the coding sequence GTGGGTACCACGCTCCCCGACGTCACGTTCACGCTCGATCTCGAAGATCATCGGCCGTCGGATGCCGCCGAGGTGCGCTTTCCGCACATCACGCGGCGGGTACTCGACTTCCTCGACACCCGCGGCGTGCGCGGCACGTTCTTCGTGGTCGGCGAAATCGCCGAACAGCACCCCGAGCTCGTGCGTGACGTCGCGGCACGCGGCCATGAGCTCGCGCTTCACGGCTGGCGACACGTGCCGCTCACGGAGCTCGACAACGCCGAGTTCCGTTCGGGAGCCGCGCGCGGCAAGGCGCTGCTCCAGGAGCTGGGGGGCCGACCGGTCACAGGGTTCCGGGCGCCGGTCTTCTCGCTGGTGCCGGAGTCGCGCTGGGCAGTCGACGTGCTCGCCGACCTCGGCTTCACCTACTCCTCGAGCGTGCTGCCGGCGAAGAGTCCGCTGTTCGGCGACCCGACGTTGCCGGTCACACCGTTCACCTGGCCGAACGGGGTCGTCGAGCTGCCCTGCCCGGTCGCGCGCATCGGGCCGATCGGCCTCCCCTACCTCGGTGGTGTCTATTTGCGCGCCATCCCGACGATGGCCTCGCGCGCGGTGGCCGCCACCTTCGGGCGCGGCCACGCGCTCTGGGTGTACTGCCATCCGTACGACTTCGACCCCGCAGAGCCGTACTGGGTGGTGCCCGAGGCCGGGCGATTCGGGAGCCGGCTGCTCTGGTACAACCGCAAGCGCATGTTCGCGAAGGTCGACGCGGTGCTGCGCGGGCGCGCCGCGCTCCCCTTCGGCGAACGCATCGCGACCCTCGACGCACTCCCCATGGCGGGACGCAGATGA